The DNA window AAGTTCTAATAGAAGACATTAAAGGAAAATAATGGCAATTAAAATTGAAAAAAAGATCGTAGGTTACAACGTTGTTTCTGAAGAAGATAAAGCGAATGCTTTAACTCAAAAAGAAAATCAAAACGTCGTGCAATTAGGTGAGCCTTTAGGCCGCCCTGAAAAAATTACAGGTTCTACTTATAAAGTAAAAACACCTGTAACTGAGCATGCACTTTATATCACGATCAATGACATCATCATGAATGAAGGTACGCCTCAAGAGCACCGTCGTCCGTTCGAAATTTTTATTAATTCAAAAAATATGGACCACTTCCAATGGATTGTAGGTTTGACGCGCGTTATGTCCGCAGTATTCAGAAAAGGTGGTGATGTGACATTCTTAGTGGAAGAGCTCCATAGTGTATTTGATCCTAATGGCGGCTACTTTAAAAAAGGTGGCAAGTATGTACCAAGTTTAGTGGCTGAAATCGGTGAAGTGGTTGAGCAACATTTAATCGATATCGGTATGCTTAAAAAAGCATTGCCTGACGAACATCAAAAAAAATTGATGGAAGAAAAACGTGCGGAATACATGGAAAAACATGCTGAAGAAATGGACAGCACAGGATATCCAAAAGGCTCACAACTTTGTAGCAAATGCCAAACCAAAGCAGTCATCATGATGGACGGATGTCTTACATGCTTAAGTTGTGGCGATAGTAAATGTGGCTAAAAATTTATCTTTAAGGAACTAAGCCCCTTAGTTCCTTATCTATGCATGACATTCATTTAAAGGCCCGGTCAGTCATGTGTAAATTACTAACTTTCCTTTTCATTTTATTTTCTCAGATTGTTTTTGCAACACCTACGGACGAGGCGACTTTTGCAGTTGCATCTTCTGTCGTGAAGGTTCATGTTATTGATTCAAAAGGTAATCATGGTGTGGGCTCCGGCATTGTCGTAGCTGATAATCAAGTTGCGACCAATTGTCATGTCGTGGCAAATGCACAGGGCGTTCAAATTGGTAAATTAGGGGAAGCCTTCTCACCGATCAGCATGAAAGCAGACTGGCGACATGACTTATGTATTCTTCAATTTAAATTCTTAGACTTGAAACCGATTACTTTAGGCGACACAAAAAAACTCAACTACGAACAATCAGTCTTTTCTAAAAGTTTTGGGGGTAATGCTGTTAAACCCATCATTTCCTTTGGGCAGATTAAAGCATTGTATGCATTGGATAATGAAAATATTATTCAGTCCTCTGCGGGATTTGCGATGGGGGCATCGGGTGGTGGACTGTTTGATGATGAGGGCCGCCTCATCGGACTCACTACTTTTAAAAGCCCTGGTCGTTATGCTTACTACTACAGTATTCCTGTCGAGTGGATCAAGCATTTATTGAGCCAAGGAAAAGAGATACAGTTGACCGCCCAAACTGAATTGCCATTTTGGGATGCGCCTTTTGAAAAACGACCTTATTTTATGCAAGCCTATGACGCGGTGCGTGAAGCTCAATGGGATCGTTTAAAAGAAATCTCAGCACTTTGGGTTAAGAATGAGCCGCAATCGAGTGAGGCACTTTTTTCCGGTGCGATTGCGCGTTTTGAATTAAAAGATTATGAGACAGCTCAAAAAGTTTTGAACGAGGTCGTTAAAAAAAATCCACGTCACGCACAAGCGCAGCTTTATTTGTTAAAGTTAGCAAAACTGAATCATGATGCAAATCAAGCTCAGGCCATTGAAACATTGTTAAGTCAATTAGATGAATCCTTATTGAAAGAAGCG is part of the Candidatus Methylopumilus rimovensis genome and encodes:
- a CDS encoding trypsin-like peptidase domain-containing protein, whose product is MCKLLTFLFILFSQIVFATPTDEATFAVASSVVKVHVIDSKGNHGVGSGIVVADNQVATNCHVVANAQGVQIGKLGEAFSPISMKADWRHDLCILQFKFLDLKPITLGDTKKLNYEQSVFSKSFGGNAVKPIISFGQIKALYALDNENIIQSSAGFAMGASGGGLFDDEGRLIGLTTFKSPGRYAYYYSIPVEWIKHLLSQGKEIQLTAQTELPFWDAPFEKRPYFMQAYDAVREAQWDRLKEISALWVKNEPQSSEALFSGAIARFELKDYETAQKVLNEVVKKNPRHAQAQLYLLKLAKLNHDANQAQAIETLLSQLDESLLKEAQ
- a CDS encoding NrdJb, coding for MAIKIEKKIVGYNVVSEEDKANALTQKENQNVVQLGEPLGRPEKITGSTYKVKTPVTEHALYITINDIIMNEGTPQEHRRPFEIFINSKNMDHFQWIVGLTRVMSAVFRKGGDVTFLVEELHSVFDPNGGYFKKGGKYVPSLVAEIGEVVEQHLIDIGMLKKALPDEHQKKLMEEKRAEYMEKHAEEMDSTGYPKGSQLCSKCQTKAVIMMDGCLTCLSCGDSKCG